The window TTTCCTAGGAGAAAACGGAGTCCAATTTCTGGCTTAGTTACAATATGAGCCAACCTAAGATCCTTCAAATTATCACAACAAATGTCATAGCTATATGGGTAGCCAACCACGTATGAGGGGTCAGGGCGCTCACTCAGCCAGTAAGTTCCATTAATCTCAAAGTCAAACCTTTGGAGCTTCCCCCATCCTGGACCAAATTTTAGGAGGTCATACTGACTGATTCCATCACAATCCTTTAGAACGAGTTCCCTTAATGATCCATATCTCCCAAGATACTCCAGCCACTCCACGCTCTCTATTGCTATACAGTCAACAAGGTGGAGAACAGAGAGATAGCAGCAACTAACGGCCACCCGGAAAATCCCAGTAGAAGTTATTGCTGGTGCAAAGCTCAGCCTGAGGGACCTCAACTTTTTGCAGTAAGCTAGATAACTAAGGCCAGCATCATCAATGTGTGCACAGAAGCTTAAGGTGACATCAGACAGCAAGGGGCAATGATGCGATAGAACAAGGATGCCTTCATTGTTCACCTGGTCCCCGTGACTGGGCGTCCAACCAGAGTAACTGATCTCCACTTTCCACAAATTGGAGAACCGGGAGAACAGTGATGTCAAGGCTTCCGTTGTAGGGTCAACACCACAGCCAACACGGATAGCACCCCTATGCTCCGCCTCGGTGGCGCAGAGCCGCTTTGACACGAGGCAAAGAGAATTGAGATCACTCGACACGGTAATCCTCTCGATGATATCTGCAAGCAGTGGCTCCGGGAGATCCTCCATCGAGTACCGCAGCTGCACAACTTGGGCAACCTCAAGGCTCGGCGGGCACTGGACTAAAAAAAAAATTATGATCAGAGTACAAGATAAGCAGATAACATCTGTAACAAAATAATATAGAAGGAAACAGTGATGAAACTTTGAAGTTTTTCTTATATGTGTCGAAAGTTTTATGTGCTTATCTTCACAAATAACAATACACGGTAAATCAATGCAGCAGCATCCAACTTGCATCCATTCCGTGGAAACAAGAAGTGATATAAGGAATATTAAATTTAACTAACGACCTAATTATATAAATTTCTGTTGTATGGGGTGATAATGCACAAATATACCAATTACTAGAATTGAACAACAAACCCACATGATATCTGAACATTCCCCTTCTCAACTGAACTCGTATATGGAAATACAAACCAACAAATCAGACGAACATAGCAATTTCTGCACACTCCAGAGCAGGATTTACTGCCTAAACCAAGCTATTTCCTCTAGCATTTCACAGAGATTCCAGATCCATACACAACAGCGGCCTAATTCCCTTAACAGGGCCAAGCGGGACAACGAAGTCTNNNNNNNNNNNNNNNNNNNNNNNNNNNNNNNNNNNNNNNNNNNNNNNNNNNNNNNNNNNNNNNNNNNNNNNNNNNNNNNNNNNNNNNNNNNNNNNNNNNNNNNNNNNNNNNNNNNNNNNNNNNNNNNNNNNNNNNNNNNNNNNNNNNNNNNNNNNNNNNNNNNNNNNNNNNNNNNNNNNNNNNNNNNNNNNNNNNNNNNNNNNNNNNNNNNNNNNNNNNNNNNNNNNNNNNNNNNNNNNNNNNNNNNNNNNNNNNNNNNNNNNNNNNNNNNNNNNTTTTTTTGAGAGAGATACCCTCGCTTGCTTCGTGGCTTCGCATGGGAGCTCCTATAGGCCGCTCGCTGCGGCAAAGTGCCGGCGCTTCGCACAGGAGCGGCTagcgtgggccggcccatttacagtGGTACGCGACAGCGCTTTCCCGAGATGAAAAAATCGCAAAAAATAAAATCACGCTAGCGCTGAACTCGAACACACGGCATCGCACTTATTGCCCTGCCGTGCGAACCACTGCAACGTATACCATTTCATGTTCAATGAGCAGCCCGACAGTTAAAGACATATATGATAGAGACTAATGTTAAACATTAATTGGCAAAATATTCTAAAAATTACAGTCAATTTATTGCGTCGAATCGACGACCTCCCACAACTGAATTTTTCAAAATTATGAATATTTTCTTCAAAAcaaaaacatttttcaaattttcgTACAAATTTTGTAAAACAGGAACATTTTGATGACGTGAACAAATTTGAAAAAGGGAACAtttcttgaatttgtgaacaacaaataaaaa is drawn from Triticum dicoccoides isolate Atlit2015 ecotype Zavitan chromosome 6B, WEW_v2.0, whole genome shotgun sequence and contains these coding sequences:
- the LOC119326727 gene encoding F-box/LRR-repeat protein 14-like; its protein translation is MEDLPEPLLADIIERITVSSDLNSLCLVSKRLCATEAEHRGAIRVGCGVDPTTEALTSLFSRFSNLWKVEISYSGWTPSHGDQVNNEGILVLSHHCPLLSDVTLSFCAHIDDAGLSYLAYCKKLRSLRLSFAPAITSTGIFRVAVSCCYLSVLHLVDCIAIESVEWLEYLGRYGSLRELVLKDCDGISQYDLLKFGPGWGKLQRFDFEINGTYWLSERPDPSYVVGYPYSYDICCDNLKDLRLAHIVTKPEIGLRFLLGKCKALETLYLEYVIGLNEDEMIALFQRCCNLKTISLRLMPLRCEDHWFKTALTDDSLEVLALSCPMLQVVELTFTFCEPSYPTEIGFTQKGIVTLIQSCPIRALVLNGASIFDDEGMKGLSSTQFLEKLELVDCCSITDTGMYLIAQAPCLSHLTLRKCGSVTDDGLAALARSQKLESLTVIGCRWISQEGVHGAAKSVCYSSEIESHDSLKGMNVYRKIRQSP